A stretch of DNA from Kitasatospora kifunensis:
TGCGCATTTTCGAAGCGGCTGTGGCTCTGTTGCAGGAGAGGTTCCGCGTTCCAGCCACCGTTGCGGCGGTGGCTGTTTTTTCGGGCCCCCCGCCAACACCTGAGCAGTTGGATGATCGAGTACGAGAACGCCTCGCGCCGGTCACGCGGCTGCGCCTGCGAATGGACACCGACGTCAGGGGGAGACTGCGCCAGCCGTACGCATGGCGGCTGGCGGATGAGACGGACGTTGCTCGCGAAATGACGCACCATCATCTGTGCAGCGGTCAGCGCTTGGAGGACTTGGTGGCCGACCTGGTCGGCCGGAGTATGCCGCACGTGACTGGGGGGCCGCTGTGGGAGCTGCTTGTCGTACACGACGCCGCCTCGGAGCAGTTCGCGTTGGTGCTGCGCGCGCATCACGCCCTGCTGGACGGTGCTTCGCTGTTCACCGTGCTGCGTCTGCTGGGTGATGAGGCACCGGGCGCACTGCCGCCCCTGCCGCAGGAGCTTGAGGCGCAGCCGGCGGCCACAGGCAGTGTCCGGGCGATGGTGCATGGACTGCGAGGCCTGTGGCGCCGCGCAGGACGTCTCCCGTGCAACGAGCCGGTGGTCCCGGGTCGCACGGTGGTGTGGAGCAGTGTCACCGCCGACGTCATGGACGCGGCCAGGAACGCCCTACCGGAAGGGCGCACTTCACCCAACAACGTCTTCCTCGCCGCCTTCACCGCGGCGGTGCGCGCCTGCCCGGGTCCCTTGGGAACGAACCCGCGGCTGGACCGTGTCTACACCGCGGTGCCGGTGGACCTGCGTGGTCCCGAGACGCGTCACGCGCTAGGAACTTTCGTGTCGGCTGTGCGTGTTCGCATGCCCCTGGAGACAACTGACCCGTTGACGCGGCTGCGCGAAGTGGGGCGTCAGATGGCGGACAACAAGCAGCTGCACAGAGCGGAGGGAATGGCACGGTTGACGGATCACGTAGCCGGCCTTGGCGCTGCCGGGGTGCGGGCTTTCGCTCGCCACCTGTTGAGCAACCGCTCACTGGTCAACTTCAGCTCCAGCTTTCCCCGGTGGGGCACCGACGTGCTGGTGGTGCACGGTCGTACCGCCGGGTCCGTCATCGCCGTCTCGAACCTGCCTGCGCGGATCGGAATCGTTGCCGCGTTCACCCAGTACTCGGGCCGGTATTCCCTCTGCCTCACCGTGGACCACGCGCACCCTGCTTGTGCCCGCCCGCTTGTGGACGCTTTCATGGCCGAGATGCACGCTCTGGCCGTGACCGGCTCGCAACGCTCGACTGAGCACGTCCAATGGCCAGGTGAGACGGACTCACTCACCGATGGTGTGTCGGGAAGGGTGGCGCGACCGGGGTCCTGACTCGTCCACCCGGTGCACGGCATCCGGGGTGCTCACGCTCTGCTGTCGGTTTCCCCGCCGTGCGGGGTGGGCCGGCGTCGGTGCAGTCGCATGGCGAGCCTGTGCGGTGCGCGGACTGTTTGGCCGACGGGGCGGATGGTCTGGCCTGGGACGGGACGGAGCTGCCAGCGGGCTGCGACGGTGGCGAGGGCGAGCGTGGCCTGGATGCGGACGAAGGTGTCGGCGATGCACTTGCGGGGACCGCCTCCGAAGGGAACCCAAGTGCCTGGTGGGGGTTTGTCGATGTCTTTCCAGCGGTCCGGGGCGAAGCGGTCGGGGTCGGGGTAGATGTCGGCACGCCGGTGGAGTTGGTAGGGGCTGAAGGCAACGGTTGTGCCGGTCGGCAGCGGGTGTCCGCCGAGTTCCGTGTCCGTGGAGGTGGTCCGGGTGAGCAGCAGTGAGTCGGGCGGATACAGGCGCAAGGTCTCGGTGACGATGCGGCCGGTCAGTTCGAGGGTGTTCAGGTCGGTGAGCTGGGCGGGACGGCCGGCGAGCACCGCGTCGGCCTCGGCATGAAGCCGCGTCTGGATGTCGGGGTGGGTGCCGATCAGGTGCCAGGCCCAACTCAGCGTGATCGCTGTGCTTCCTACCCCGGCGACCAGGAAGGTGACGACCTGGTCGTGCACTTCGGTGTCACTCAGGAACGCCCCGTCCGTGTCAGGGGCCAACAGCAGGGACATCAGGTTGTCGTGGCCGGCTCCCGTGGAGCGGAGGTGGGAGATCAGCCCGTCCGTGAGGTGGCGCACCTGGAGACGGGCCCGTGCGTAACGGCGGTTGGCGGGCGTGGGGAGCTGGTGGATCAGGGGCAGCGGCCACGTCATCCGTCGGGTGATGCCGGCGACGACAGCGTCGATGCTTGACTGCAGTGCGAGGACGCCGGGTGTGTCGGTATCGGGGTCGAACAGGCATCGGACGACGACCGCCGTGGTGAGACGGTGCATCGCATCGGGCACGTCGAGGATCTGGCCGTGCTGCCACGACGAGGTGAGTGCTGCGACCTCCTGGCCCATCACCTGGGCGTGGCCGGGCATCCGGTCACGGTGAAAGGCGGGCTGGACGAGCCGGCGCTGTCGCCGGTGCACCGCGGCGGGGCAGGTTCCCACCCCGTTTCCAGCGACCTCCCGCAACTTGTCGTAAATGGGGCCGCCCTTGTCGAACGAGCGGTCCGCGATGAGGAGTTGGTGGACCAGAGTGGGGTGGCACACCACGTACGCCGGGTGCGTCCCCAGCCTGATGCGCACGAGGTCGCCGTGGGCGGGAAGTGCTGCCAGGAAACCGGCCGGGCTGCGCGCGAACTGTGGCGCGTGGCCGAGGAGGGGTAGCGCTCCTGGGAGGTCCGTCGAGGTGTAGGGGGACGGGACAGCCGTTGTCGTCGCTCGCTCGGCACCGGCTTGAGCAGGCGCGCGGTCGTCACTTCGCATGGGGGTGGCGGTCTTCCACTCAGACACGAGCCGCGACGGCGTCGTGTGCCCGGCCGGGTTCTGGATCGGGCTGCCACGTCGTCGTGGGAGGACGTGGCAGCCACGGGATGTGCGCGATGGACTAACGCGCAGGCGTTGGGCATGTCACGATCCTGGGCCTGACGTCACACGCATGAGCGGGCAGGCCCGGGGCGTCATCCGGGACTGCCGCAGGTGAAGGCGGTCGACGATCAGGGGGCCGGAGCGTGACCTTTTCCTCGGGCGGGCGTTAGCCGTGTGCAGCCCCGTTGGCCGTGTGCAGCCCCGTTGGCCGTGTGCAGCCCCGTTGGCCGTGTGCAGCCCCGTTGGCCGTGTGCGGTCCTGGGGACATGAAAGCCTTCGCGGCGGCCGCGCCACGCCTCCGCCCTGCCTTTGGTGACCACGATGATGCAACGCCCGAACCCGGTCGACGGCTGCTTCCTGCGATACGAGCGAGAGCATCAGGGTATCCGCCCCTACATCGGCGTGGTGCTGCACGCGAGCGGCTCAGCCCCGAACCTCAGCGTGGTGCGAGAGCAAGTGGCCGACCGCATCGAGAGAATGCCGACACTGTCGTGCAAAGTCACCAGGCAGGGGCGGCGGACGGCGTGGGTGGCCGACCCCGGCTTCGATCCCCACGACCATGTGCATGAGATCCGTATCCCCGAAGGCGGCGCGACCCTCGACACGACCGTGGCAGCCTTGCTGGGCCTCCCCCTCCCCGCAGACGCGCCGCGCTGGGGGGTCTGGCTGATCCACGGCTATTCGGATCGTGAGTACGTGCTGTTCTACCGCGCTCATCACGCCGCCCAGGACGGGCAGGCACTGCTGGACGCGGTCACGGCACTGTTCGGGACGGGGCCGCCCCTCTCACCTCGCCCTGCCGTCACCGCGCGGGCCGGGCGCCGGCCTTGGCGCCGGCGGATCCCAGTGCGGGCCATTGCCCGAACCCTTGCGGATGCGGCGCAAGGCCCGGCGCTGAGCTGGTCGACGCAGG
This window harbors:
- a CDS encoding wax ester/triacylglycerol synthase domain-containing protein, yielding MRIFEAAVALLQERFRVPATVAAVAVFSGPPPTPEQLDDRVRERLAPVTRLRLRMDTDVRGRLRQPYAWRLADETDVAREMTHHHLCSGQRLEDLVADLVGRSMPHVTGGPLWELLVVHDAASEQFALVLRAHHALLDGASLFTVLRLLGDEAPGALPPLPQELEAQPAATGSVRAMVHGLRGLWRRAGRLPCNEPVVPGRTVVWSSVTADVMDAARNALPEGRTSPNNVFLAAFTAAVRACPGPLGTNPRLDRVYTAVPVDLRGPETRHALGTFVSAVRVRMPLETTDPLTRLREVGRQMADNKQLHRAEGMARLTDHVAGLGAAGVRAFARHLLSNRSLVNFSSSFPRWGTDVLVVHGRTAGSVIAVSNLPARIGIVAAFTQYSGRYSLCLTVDHAHPACARPLVDAFMAEMHALAVTGSQRSTEHVQWPGETDSLTDGVSGRVARPGS
- a CDS encoding cytochrome P450, producing the protein MRSDDRAPAQAGAERATTTAVPSPYTSTDLPGALPLLGHAPQFARSPAGFLAALPAHGDLVRIRLGTHPAYVVCHPTLVHQLLIADRSFDKGGPIYDKLREVAGNGVGTCPAAVHRRQRRLVQPAFHRDRMPGHAQVMGQEVAALTSSWQHGQILDVPDAMHRLTTAVVVRCLFDPDTDTPGVLALQSSIDAVVAGITRRMTWPLPLIHQLPTPANRRYARARLQVRHLTDGLISHLRSTGAGHDNLMSLLLAPDTDGAFLSDTEVHDQVVTFLVAGVGSTAITLSWAWHLIGTHPDIQTRLHAEADAVLAGRPAQLTDLNTLELTGRIVTETLRLYPPDSLLLTRTTSTDTELGGHPLPTGTTVAFSPYQLHRRADIYPDPDRFAPDRWKDIDKPPPGTWVPFGGGPRKCIADTFVRIQATLALATVAARWQLRPVPGQTIRPVGQTVRAPHRLAMRLHRRRPTPHGGETDSRA